The genome window cgggttgggtcggttttgCGGGTTAAACGGTTTTTTGTTCACCCCTACTTCATCCCATTAATCATTCCCTCCCTCATCCCTAGCCTGATCCCCCATTTGATTCTCCCCAACAAGTTCCTCATCAGTCAATGAACTATCCACATACACTTCAATCTTACCATATTGACCACATAAATTCACAATATCTCTAATAGACCCATAATCATACATGAGCCTAAAACCATTACTAAAATCATGcacattttgttttaaaatacactaaattcTCATAATTATACCCAAACTAGATAGGCCAATCATCCAAGTCTCTAAAGCTCAGCGTGTCTACGTTTAGTATGAGATCACATTTCTCCCCAGTATAGTAACATATTGGTTTGGGAGGATTTACCAAGGTGATTAACTTCAATATTCATCAAGCTTGACATACTGGTGCACATAAAAAATTAGCATCGTCTACTTCAGATTGTAAAAACCCTATAACAAAACCCTAACAAATATACACAGTACATGTATAATATAACAATTGAGCTAACTTAATCGTAATTCATCAATCAACATACATACAGTATATAAATCATTCAAACGCATAATACGCAAAACCCATTCAAATATATATGAgctaaaaattgtaaaatatagttcattGTTCATAAAACCTTAATAACCTTATTTGATCGAAGTGGAGTGACGAACCAAGCTTTGTTTTTGGTATCTAAATCGTTAGTCATACCAAGCTTAAGCATTTTACAACCCTCAATCACAGCAATACAAAGTCTCCATGATTTTCCCCAAATCGCAGCAGTCGACGATTCTTGTTTGCATGTGTTTATATCTTGAATAGTCACGACTACATATATCACTGCCACGCCCTTTGCAAGTCACCGCCATGTGTAGTGTCATCTGTATAAATATAGTCGTTGCTAATGGAGGAgctttgaatttaaaatttgcaattaaaaattagttaagAAGTTAATAGTGGGATATTTAACAATGGATTAGTGTTTTAATTCAGTCGCCGTGGAGATCTATGTGCAACTTGAGACTTTTTGACGAGATgagtgacctacttgatatAAACccctatttttaatattataaattatattttactaattatgattaatatataaaaattaaatcattacTGAAAAAAATGCTTATGTCGACAGTATAATTTTGACAGAGTTTAAATTTGGCGAAATCCTGTCAaaaccaaaatatattaaaataaactgttgaaattgaaacaaattattaatgaatcgtgattataattattaagatGGAGTTATTAAGATAGTTTGTTAGATGAACCTCATAAAGTAGCAAATTATATTCTGTAAAGTAGAATTGATCGAGTGAAACTAGGTGCTTGGTCATGGCTTAAAAACTCAACTTATacatttataagttataagcacttattctTATCGTCTGTATAAAAagtcaaattatttataaaaatctaagaatactatttttttatttcatgacttctactttatttgacaaatattttatttacatataagtgttaacttgcttctaacaaaaaaaatttctagttaacttttttattttggttAAGAAGCGCTTATTTAAACCCATTCAAACAGCCCAATATTTACGAATTGCCCGTGGAAAACTAGACGCGGTTCGAATTCGCTCTCTCGTTCCCTCATGCAAGAGAAGCCATTGAAAAGCTTATTATTCCGTGGATGTAGTCAAACTCGGTCATGCGCAAAGTTAGTTTGCCGCCCTAGATTTATTGATGCGCTAAGCTACTTTCTTAGTTTCTTGTAATAGAAAACGAAACATATATACCGTATCTAATTACTGAAGAAAGATGAGGTATGAAAACGCAAAAGTAGGTTATCTATGCTGTCCATATAGTGTCcgagttaaatatttttaatgtcGTAATATGAATATCTGTCAATCTACCGCGGAAACCACCAACTACTTGCGTGCACTCCAACATTTATTGCATTTAATAGGACTCTCAACAGCAGCGTACATAAATATGTATAGTACTCCTATTTATACATAGTGTGTTGAGTTcacaaatttgtaaaaatacaaCTAGCTATAAATATACACTACATAGAGTTGGGAGTCTCGCACAGCTtacagaaattaaaaaaataaaaataaatctctCCTCTTGGTATCAAGTGCTCGTAGTCAATATTCATTCTCTCCAATGGAGTTGGGAAGTATTGTGCAGTTCCTTGAGAACAGGACCATTTTGGTCACTGGTGCCACTGGCTTTCTGGCGAAGAGTACTTGTTCTTTCtctttatacatttttattttcatgATAAGTTGTTATGGTTTTCACAATTATGGAAATATTGCAGTTTTCGTGGAGAAGATTCTCAGGGCTCAGCCAAATGTGAAGAAACTTTATCTTCTCTTGCGAGCCCCGGACTCTAAGGCAGCTTTACAACGTCTCAACACTGAGGTACTTGCTATTATTAGCTCTTCACCTTCCCATCTTGCATGATGGGTTTTATTTTGGGATGTAAGCTTAAAAAATAGTGTTTcctaattaaaataatgaagTGAACtggaagtgagaaataaattaaaaattaaactgtttgggaaaaaTGCAGAGGTCCTCAAACAAAAACTAACATTCTCAGCTATAAGTGTTTCTGCCTTTTTACACAAAGGGGTTAAGAGAAGTAAAAACCGACTTTTTATCAGAAAAAGCCAGGAGCGGTTGTGTCCAAATAGGCACTTTTTTTTTATCCGATTTAATTTGAGAAGCTATCGTTGACGTTTTAAGGTTACAATTTTGCACCAGATTTATTCATATCTTTTAGTTGCATGCTTTTATGTAGAAGGGGAAATGCTCTTGCTTATCTAATCTACACATGCATGTTTTACGTGCAGATCTTAGCAAAGGAGCTGTTCAGGGTTTTAAAAGAGCGACTGGGCTCTGATTTATACACGCATCTGTCGAAAAGAGTGACCCCCGTTGCTGGTGACATAACTCACGAGAACTTGGGAGTCAAGGACTCCGCGATGCTCCAAGAGATGTGTCGAGAAGTTGATATTGTTGTCAACATAGCTGCCACAACTAACTTCGACGAAAGGTCGGCTCCTACTCTTTTCAACATGTGTATACACAAATGTGTTGTTCATACTCTTTTCATTTCTTGTCGATTAATTACTGTTTATAAAACTGATTTGGACGGCTCTGCCTGGAACGTGTTTGCCTCGGCTTATATGTCCGGGCTTAATAAGCCATATTTTTAAGCCTATCCAAACGGGCTCCTAGTGTTTATCTGACATTTTTTGTCAGCTGGACAAGTTTGTACTTATTCTGGACtcgaaaatatatgaaatttttcgACTTATAAGTTACTCATGGGTATGAATACCAGGTACTTTCAGGGTACACCTACTCATGTGTAGTCGATATATCATTGAATTTCAACGTACACATAATTAACATGGTTGTTGAAATCTTGTATAGGTATGACATTTCGCTAGCTCTCAACACATTTGGTGCAGAACATGTGTACAACTTCGCTATGAAGTGCAGCAAGATAAAGTTGCTTTTGCATGTGTCCACAGGTATTATCATGCATCTGTCAACAGCTTATAATATGAGCACGTTTGGATAGCTCACTGTTTAAgagtttatcctctgtcgtcccagatTTTGGGTTCGACCCTCGTTCTGTTTCTTGTCCTAACTGCACTATATGATATTGCAGCGTATGTTTGCGGTGAAAAAACTGGACTGATAGTGGAGGATCCGTATAAAATGGGGGAGACGCTCAACGGAGAACGAGGGCTCGACGTAAACCACGAGAAGCAAGTAATAGAGGAAGCACTCTTTCAGCTGAATCAACAAAACGCTACCAATGAAGCCATCACTGCAGCCATGAAGGAGCTGGGGATCCAAAGGTAATTAGACTAAAAACAAGATAATGAATGAATTGAATACCAAGTACAGTCTAAGTAGAAGTGGTgcatttaatattgtttttaatgTGTACGTAGGTCACCAAACTACATGAGTGACTGAGCGAGGTAGGTTAAATTGGATCCATTATTTTGTGAGGAATAAATTATTAACAATGTCTTCTGTCAATGGGCAGCAGGACAGATGAAAACATTAATATAGCTTTAATATTATTGTACCACTTCATAAAGAATTGAATTCTACACCCATAAAACTATGGGGTTGTTTGTTTTCCATGAGCAGAAATTTCTGGCTTCTGCGTTTCTTAACCCATTTGTATAAATAAGTAGAAACAATttttaagaaactgagaataCTAACTTCTCTTTTAAAGCTTTTGCTTCCTTTCTAAATACTTTATTAACTTCTttacttttttacttttaatctATTTCTTTACTTCCTACTTCTAAtccatttttttactttaaagtaagaaatatttttttttaaatttgctcAAACGGCCATAAATATCCTGCCCAACTTCTAGGAGAAATAAGTCGCAACTGAATCTAACAATCTTGCATTATTACCTGCGCAAGCTCTGTTATTTCCATTTATGGCTACCACCATCTCTTCTAAATTCTGTGTATTCCGTATTCCGtttaatttatcttattttttctAGACGGACTATTACTCTATTATTTCCATTTATGTCTAACACcatcccatatatatatatatattataatatcgcggtgcggtgcggtttgaaccgcactactaatatgtcaaaccgcaacccgcaccgcaccgcgcggtttgtgaaaaattcaaaccgcaaccgcaccacgaaaattaaaaaccgcgttttgtggtgcggtttggtgcggtgcgggcggtttatgcggtttggGCGGTTTTCTGATCACCCCTAATCCCATGTGCATTCTGTGTCACGTTTCACTTATCTTAATTTTTTGAACTTGAGAGCGAGAGAACACACAGTGCAAAGTCAGAGTTTTATTTCACCAGTGGACCAATTGGATGATATATGAATTATTGCGTTTTTCAGTTTTACAGTATCAAATTTGTAGTTGTGTCTATTTATGACTAATTTAGTAAGGGTTGGTGTAAAGGATAGAGGGGTAGTATGATACTGTTGTAATGGCTGTGCAAGGGTATTAATggaaaactaaatataattgaCTGTCCGCGAGTCCAAATATCATCTATATCGTTTATTTTTACTAGACGTCGAGAGTTcgaaaattatcaaaaacatGTCAGTAGTCAATTATTAGGGGAACTGAACATGATTAATAATTACAGGGCAAGGCATTATGGATGGCCAAACACGTACGTCTTTACAAAAGCCATGGGAGAGATGTTACTCGGGGAGATGAATCTCAACAAGCAGCTTCCCCTTGTTATTGTTCGTCCCACCATTATCACCAGCACCTACGAAGAACCCTTTCCTGGTTGGGTTGAAGGCATCAGGTATAACGCCCTGTTAAACTTCACTACATTTAAGAACCCGAAGAATATTGGTTCGATAATaatattatggggccgtttggatacgctgattaattaattaacggGCTCCCTGTATTCACATGCAGAACCGTTGACAGCCTAGCGGTTGGCTATGGTAAAGGAAAGCTAACATGCTTCCTCGGTGATCCAGATTCGAATATTGACCTGGTgagatttatttcaaaaaaaaaattaattacttcTAAGTCCGTACATATAAAGTAGATTTAACTGAATTGACGAACAGATTCCAGCGGATATGGTGGTGAATACAATGATTGTGGCCATGGCAGCTCACTCAAATGAGCCGGAATGCGAAGTCATATATCATGTCGGATCCTCATTTTCGAACCCGGTAAAGTACAATGACGTCAAAAATTTTGGTCGATTTTATTTCACCCGAACTCCATGGATCAACAAGGATGGCAAGGCTGTTAAAGTGGGCGATGTTACTGTCCTCAGCTCCATGCCCAGCTTCCGCAGATACATGGCCATCCGTTACCTGCTCCCGCTCAAGGCACGTCTCACGTACTTTTATCTACTAACTAATTTCGCGAAAAAAATTAAGATGCGTGTGCAATGGCATCAGTTAGGATTATGCATGAATCAGTGTGATCTTTCTGGCaacaaattaaatttatagttgTAGGTTGCTTTCGGCAAGAAAATGCAAAGTGATCGATCATGTGAAGGGCATGGACCGAAAGATCAGGTTAATGTGGCTAGTTAGGTTTTTGTTTGTTGAAAAATTTCGCGTAACTCTTTCCCTTTTCTCTTCTTCAGGGACTGCAATTAGTGAATATAGGGCTTTGCCAGCTGCTGCAAGAAAAGTACGTTGATCTAAGCCGAAAAGTCAAGTATGTCTTGAGGATGGTTGAGTTGTATGAACCCTACTTGTTCTTCAAGGGAGTGTAAGTACCAAATCCTTATATTTTGGGCTTTTTTAGAAAATCCTATGCAACCTAAATTATACTTTTTGTAATCTGAAAATCAACTGTTTTGAACCGGGCTTGCAACTTTAATCGTATTTCTAAAAGTAAGTTTGAAAATATAgatatttttgagaaatttaTAATTCTGTTCTCTTTTGATTAATTCTGTTGCTCAGATTTGATGACATGAACACTGAGAAACTGAGGAAGGCAGCTGAAGAAAGTAGTGATGCTGAGACGGATGTTTTCTATTTTGATCCCAAATGTATTGACTGGGAAGACTACTTTGTCAATACACATCTAGCTGGACTTGTAAAATATGTACTCAAGTAGTACTCATCCAATCCAGAAAATTTGTGATGTATTATTTAATTACCACACATAaatgaattgttttttttatatttttattgccATAATGTGTTATAATTAGTATCGTAAAAAACGTGAATCGTGTTATGTATATAATACAAGAgaagatatatttttataaaactaattaaAGAGGAGAGAATGTGTCTATCTATTTCTTACTCTTTTTCAATACATACAAGTGTCTTTATATAGGTCTTGGAATATAAATGAAAAGTCAAGAGTTTCAAGTGTTAATGGGAGAAAACTAAAAGACAAAGATCATGAGAAAAATCAAAAAGGCAAAGCCTATAACAAAAACAACATTAGACAACGatttttgcccgttgtctgatgCCCCAGAAAACCGTGCTCTATTTAGTTGTCGTCTGGTACGTATAGAAGGATGATTCTGTTACACATTAACTATGACGCAAATTTGTAGCATGATTGTAGATAGAATATATTCTgtatatctctatatattttCCCCTCCTGTAATTAGTTGTAGTTAGTTTGTCAATAGCTTAGTTAGTGGCAATCTTTTCTATATACCATGTATAACAATATGAAGGGCTGCAATAGTTAATGGAAATAACAAGAATTGTTTCAGCATTTATATGGTATCAAAGCCactgatatataattattttttctctTCCTCTTCattctctcttcttttttttactaTGGCCAACAATCAACTAACCAATGTTGCAGATCCCACCAAGCCTTTTACTCTTCTCCACCTTCCCAACACCATTAAACTTACTCTCACAAACTATATAGCCTGGAAAGCACAACTTGAAGCACAACTCTTGGGACATGATCTTTATAAGTATGTCGATGGTTCCTTTCCCTCACCTCCTGCCTCTATCACCGACATCAATGTATATATATGGagatttacaaatatttttacctcTTCTTTTCCGTGTCAAGGAGCGTTTGAAGGGAACAACACTCCTCCAAGGACCAAATAAAGCTGGGTTTATGAGTGGAATCCAAGTC of Daucus carota subsp. sativus chromosome 3, DH1 v3.0, whole genome shotgun sequence contains these proteins:
- the LOC108211438 gene encoding fatty acyl-CoA reductase 3 translates to MELGSIVQFLENRTILVTGATGFLAKIFVEKILRAQPNVKKLYLLLRAPDSKAALQRLNTEILAKELFRVLKERLGSDLYTHLSKRVTPVAGDITHENLGVKDSAMLQEMCREVDIVVNIAATTNFDERYDISLALNTFGAEHVYNFAMKCSKIKLLLHVSTAYVCGEKTGLIVEDPYKMGETLNGERGLDVNHEKQVIEEALFQLNQQNATNEAITAAMKELGIQRARHYGWPNTYVFTKAMGEMLLGEMNLNKQLPLVIVRPTIITSTYEEPFPGWVEGIRTVDSLAVGYGKGKLTCFLGDPDSNIDLIPADMVVNTMIVAMAAHSNEPECEVIYHVGSSFSNPVKYNDVKNFGRFYFTRTPWINKDGKAVKVGDVTVLSSMPSFRRYMAIRYLLPLKGLQLVNIGLCQLLQEKYVDLSRKVKYVLRMVELYEPYLFFKGVFDDMNTEKLRKAAEESSDAETDVFYFDPKCIDWEDYFVNTHLAGLVKYVLK